The Neorhodopirellula lusitana genome contains a region encoding:
- a CDS encoding Mur ligase family protein: protein MSTISDGASVWSSEGVSPADIDAETVEVPPNVIPHVPVDATNTASNLADAAETDTTSDECSLKDLLPKARFFSGENIVFSSIAESAENCTPGQLVVYRLGVDCPDELISQALARGAAGVLTEQILPAPLPQCIVSDTDRALAEITANQLADETGARPDQRLITVGIVGDSGKSTTALCMATVLRESPCRVAYETDLAHSDGIGTEVSADAYPSGAELLVRLSEAADSGAAVSIIELNDQALRSGGYDSVQFDILVVVGRSERRNDFGPTSLETAIERVSREGVLVIPASDEAVNRAVQESGLNVFTYDVDSAADLSLQTVRNEDGCLTAMISHEMNSALLESMLGQGLFPTSLAAAAAVGVITHNPLVQIAESLSQLREVPGRCERISNPDWDTAQQQPEMILDVAGTPERLAFLLRSIRELAGQRSEDAAPILSFTKKGLQQQNQRTPKLWCVLAVDRCDSAETLMLYGRLLETMPDHCVLTCHPSSKEQFLSLSHGVLDGVEDCAAMRLVADQERAIQWAVQGAGAHDTVVVVGAVDRTSPQSQRGDLARLKEVMSGIPSTEVKPLSHSNGKAPSLKLFHPDA, encoded by the coding sequence GCCTGCTGACATCGATGCCGAAACTGTCGAAGTTCCACCGAACGTCATTCCTCACGTTCCAGTCGACGCAACCAACACAGCCTCCAATTTGGCTGACGCGGCCGAAACAGACACAACCTCCGATGAATGCTCGCTAAAGGATCTGCTTCCCAAAGCACGTTTCTTCAGCGGTGAAAACATCGTCTTTTCATCGATCGCGGAATCGGCCGAGAATTGCACTCCCGGACAATTAGTGGTTTACCGCCTAGGCGTTGATTGCCCCGACGAGTTGATTTCCCAAGCCCTTGCCCGCGGAGCAGCTGGTGTACTGACCGAGCAAATCTTGCCAGCACCGCTACCTCAGTGCATTGTCAGCGATACCGATCGCGCCCTGGCGGAAATCACAGCGAACCAACTTGCCGACGAAACCGGCGCTCGACCTGACCAACGATTGATCACCGTTGGCATCGTTGGCGATAGCGGAAAATCCACGACCGCGTTGTGCATGGCCACCGTTTTACGTGAATCGCCTTGCCGAGTTGCCTACGAAACCGACCTGGCGCACAGCGATGGCATCGGCACTGAAGTCTCCGCGGATGCTTACCCAAGTGGTGCCGAGCTTTTAGTGCGACTCTCCGAAGCCGCCGATTCCGGTGCCGCCGTATCGATCATTGAACTGAATGATCAAGCACTGCGAAGTGGCGGTTACGATTCGGTCCAGTTCGACATTCTCGTGGTGGTCGGTCGTTCCGAACGACGCAATGACTTTGGTCCCACCTCGCTGGAGACCGCCATCGAACGTGTTTCTCGCGAAGGCGTTTTGGTAATCCCAGCCAGCGACGAAGCGGTCAACCGGGCCGTACAAGAGTCAGGCCTGAATGTATTTACATACGATGTCGACTCAGCGGCCGACCTTTCACTGCAAACGGTTCGCAATGAAGATGGCTGCTTAACCGCCATGATCTCGCACGAGATGAATTCGGCATTGCTGGAATCGATGCTCGGGCAGGGTCTGTTCCCAACTTCACTGGCCGCAGCCGCGGCCGTGGGCGTGATCACACACAACCCGCTTGTTCAGATTGCAGAATCCCTGAGTCAACTTCGCGAAGTACCGGGGCGATGCGAACGAATTTCCAATCCGGATTGGGACACCGCCCAACAACAACCTGAAATGATTCTGGATGTTGCCGGAACGCCGGAACGCTTGGCATTCCTCTTGCGTTCGATTCGGGAGCTCGCTGGACAACGAAGCGAAGATGCGGCACCCATTTTGTCATTCACGAAAAAGGGATTGCAGCAACAAAACCAGCGAACGCCCAAGCTTTGGTGCGTGCTGGCCGTTGATCGTTGCGACAGTGCAGAAACCTTGATGCTATACGGACGTTTGCTTGAAACGATGCCTGATCACTGCGTCTTGACCTGCCATCCGTCATCCAAGGAACAATTCCTGTCGCTCAGCCATGGCGTGCTGGACGGAGTGGAAGACTGTGCGGCGATGCGATTGGTTGCCGACCAAGAACGAGCAATTCAGTGGGCAGTGCAAGGGGCCGGAGCCCACGACACTGTTGTCGTTGTCGGTGCGGTAGATCGGACTTCGCCACAATCACAACGCGGTGACCTGGCTCGCCTGAAAGAAGTGATGAGCGGGATTCCGTCGACCGAAGTCAAGCCGCTCTCACATTCCAACGGCAAAGCCCCCAGCTTGAAGCTATTCCACCCGGACGCTTAA
- a CDS encoding FAD-binding and (Fe-S)-binding domain-containing protein, whose protein sequence is MRTDLDRQRLHDDLRGLVDGEVLCDNTSLQLYASDASIYQIRPLAVVRPRSPADVAATVSYANDQDLTIHPRGSGSGVAGESLGPGIVLDMSTHMRRVTVLDEGTRVVVQSGATLASVNRVLAQYGRWYGPDPATRAITTMGGVIATNASGSHYLRSGSARDTIESVRIVNASGRLAELGQHPADQYMIHSDGNANIQDHEFLNRVARGLTEIRSQFSSQLESSPFRSPASNGYRLDDFVSENGTVDLAKFFVGTQGTLGVMVDTTLRTETIAAHRGVVLLFFHRLDSAMRSAVSALSHGPIACDVMDRRMLQIARESERRFADLVPREAEAGMLVEIQGESLGDLYHRLGIMRQTLATGPDAAFVSQDTIRNDERDLYWALFRRVIQRQYRVRGNALPLPFVEDIYSPPELLPQMLVAVQDVLKSFQTTATVFAHAGHGQLHIRPMLDLGEISDRQKIRPISEAIAEVVWKQGGQIGVEHAAGLSRSYLMPLQFGELWPAMGQVKRLFDPQHRFNAGKLFGAIFQKPDENLRPIHHTIDIVAAGRSVLPMRRSDDSSPANPILPAPTESEAKTASSAKTAATTATSENLDSQSTLPTEAPEPNLKPTTRLVASLLPHEPMPQLEVLQQWPGSAPITKATRACNGCSRCRSHNPDERQCPMFRISAAEEASPRAKANLLRGVLSGELPVDELTGERAKAVADLCFNCHSCRVECPAQVDIPKVVGEIKAQYVATNGLPLSDWLIGRIDVVAAVASRVAWLSNFLLRRRMVRWLGEKLFGFSSARQVPPLASESFVRYATRRRWHKASPHGGLKVVYFVDHFANYHDPEIGRALAEILLHNRIGFYVPSGQALSGMARITAGDLKGARRVAKRNVRILADAVRQGYTVLATEPAAALCLQHEYPNLLDSEDAHLVAKHSHEACEYLWSLHRENRLALEFEPIKHRMLYHQPCHSRVLDHEMSAAKLMGLVPELEVEVLNKGCSGMAGTWGLQRKNYRNSLRIGWPMISAVRKATHATPTTECSACKLQMQHGGDYDAIHPLKMLAHAYGRLPHPELRDRS, encoded by the coding sequence ATGCGAACTGATCTAGACCGGCAACGATTGCACGATGACCTCCGCGGCTTAGTCGACGGAGAGGTGCTTTGCGACAATACTTCGTTGCAGCTGTACGCGTCCGACGCCAGTATCTACCAAATTCGCCCGTTGGCGGTGGTGCGTCCTCGTTCGCCTGCCGATGTCGCGGCGACGGTGTCCTATGCGAATGACCAAGACCTAACGATTCATCCACGCGGAAGCGGAAGCGGGGTGGCTGGCGAATCACTTGGCCCGGGAATTGTCCTGGACATGTCGACACACATGCGGCGCGTGACGGTCCTAGATGAGGGCACGCGAGTCGTCGTGCAAAGTGGCGCGACGCTTGCCAGCGTGAACCGCGTGCTGGCTCAATACGGTCGTTGGTATGGCCCCGACCCCGCCACACGCGCGATCACAACGATGGGGGGTGTCATCGCGACGAACGCCTCGGGCAGCCACTACTTGCGAAGCGGTTCCGCTCGAGACACCATCGAATCGGTGCGAATCGTCAACGCGAGTGGGCGTCTCGCGGAACTCGGCCAACACCCGGCCGACCAATACATGATTCATTCGGACGGCAATGCGAACATCCAGGATCATGAATTCCTGAATCGGGTCGCTCGCGGACTGACCGAGATCCGCAGTCAATTCAGCAGTCAACTTGAATCGTCACCGTTCCGTTCGCCCGCCAGCAACGGATACCGGCTGGACGACTTTGTCAGCGAAAACGGGACCGTCGATTTAGCGAAGTTCTTTGTCGGAACGCAGGGCACGCTGGGTGTGATGGTCGACACAACACTGCGAACGGAAACCATTGCGGCGCACCGCGGCGTGGTGCTGTTATTCTTCCATCGACTGGACTCAGCGATGCGTTCGGCAGTATCCGCCCTAAGCCACGGCCCAATCGCTTGCGATGTGATGGATCGCCGGATGCTGCAAATCGCCCGTGAAAGCGAGCGACGGTTCGCTGACCTGGTTCCTCGCGAAGCGGAAGCTGGCATGCTGGTCGAGATTCAAGGTGAGTCGCTCGGCGATCTATACCATCGACTGGGCATCATGCGTCAAACTTTGGCGACCGGTCCAGACGCGGCATTCGTTTCACAAGACACGATTCGCAACGACGAACGAGACCTATACTGGGCGTTGTTTCGACGCGTCATTCAGCGGCAATATCGAGTTCGAGGGAACGCGTTGCCATTGCCGTTTGTGGAGGACATTTATTCGCCCCCGGAATTGTTGCCGCAAATGCTGGTTGCGGTCCAAGATGTGTTAAAGAGTTTTCAAACGACCGCAACCGTGTTCGCGCACGCGGGTCATGGCCAGTTGCACATTCGTCCGATGCTGGACTTGGGCGAAATATCCGATCGTCAAAAGATCCGTCCGATTAGCGAAGCGATCGCTGAAGTCGTGTGGAAACAGGGCGGGCAAATAGGCGTTGAACACGCCGCCGGTCTCAGTCGTTCGTACCTGATGCCTTTGCAATTTGGCGAGTTGTGGCCAGCCATGGGGCAGGTCAAGCGATTGTTCGATCCTCAACATCGCTTCAATGCTGGCAAGCTGTTCGGTGCGATATTCCAGAAACCGGATGAAAACCTCAGGCCGATCCACCACACGATCGACATTGTGGCGGCGGGAAGAAGCGTGCTGCCGATGCGACGGTCCGATGACTCATCGCCCGCCAATCCAATCCTTCCAGCGCCAACTGAAAGCGAGGCAAAAACAGCTAGCTCGGCGAAAACAGCCGCGACAACCGCCACTTCCGAAAACCTTGATAGCCAGTCGACTTTACCGACCGAGGCTCCGGAACCAAACTTGAAGCCAACGACGCGGCTAGTGGCTTCGCTGTTGCCACACGAACCGATGCCCCAGCTCGAAGTCCTCCAGCAGTGGCCTGGCAGTGCTCCGATCACGAAAGCAACTCGGGCATGCAACGGTTGCTCGCGATGCCGATCGCACAATCCGGACGAGCGACAATGCCCGATGTTTCGTATCAGTGCCGCCGAAGAGGCATCGCCTCGCGCGAAAGCGAACTTATTGCGTGGCGTATTGAGCGGTGAATTGCCGGTCGACGAATTGACGGGCGAGCGTGCGAAAGCGGTGGCGGACCTCTGCTTCAATTGCCATTCCTGTCGGGTTGAGTGCCCGGCACAAGTCGATATTCCCAAAGTGGTAGGTGAGATCAAGGCCCAATACGTCGCCACCAATGGGCTGCCGCTATCGGATTGGTTGATTGGGCGGATCGACGTGGTCGCCGCTGTTGCGTCGCGTGTCGCGTGGCTGTCGAACTTCCTGTTGCGGCGCAGGATGGTCCGGTGGCTCGGCGAGAAGCTGTTCGGATTCTCGTCGGCGCGCCAGGTGCCACCATTGGCCAGCGAATCGTTTGTTCGCTACGCAACGCGTCGGCGGTGGCACAAAGCGTCACCTCATGGCGGACTGAAGGTGGTTTATTTTGTGGACCACTTTGCCAACTATCACGATCCCGAAATTGGGCGGGCGCTGGCCGAAATCCTGTTGCACAACCGGATTGGCTTCTACGTTCCCTCGGGGCAAGCGCTTAGCGGGATGGCCCGCATCACGGCTGGCGATCTGAAGGGAGCGCGGCGCGTTGCGAAACGCAACGTGCGGATCCTGGCTGACGCAGTTCGGCAAGGCTACACGGTCCTGGCGACCGAACCCGCGGCGGCACTGTGCTTGCAGCACGAGTACCCCAACTTGCTCGATAGCGAGGACGCTCACTTAGTGGCCAAGCATTCCCACGAGGCATGCGAATACCTGTGGTCGCTGCATCGGGAAAACCGGTTGGCGCTGGAGTTTGAGCCGATCAAGCATCGCATGCTGTATCACCAACCCTGTCACAGCCGCGTGCTTGACCATGAAATGTCAGCCGCGAAGCTAATGGGCTTGGTCCCCGAACTGGAAGTCGAGGTACTCAACAAGGGATGCAGCGGGATGGCGGGGACGTGGGGACTGCAGCGGAAGAACTACCGTAACAGCCTGCGAATCGGCTGGCCGATGATCTCGGCCGTTCGCAAAGCCACTCACGCAACGCCAACGACGGAATGCAGTGCATGCAAATTGCAAATGCAGCACGGGGGAGATTACGACGCGATCCACCCGCTGAAAATGCTAGCTCATGCCTACGGCCGATTGCCTCACCCTGAATTACGCGATCGCTCCTAA